In a genomic window of Desulfovermiculus halophilus DSM 18834:
- a CDS encoding phage tail sheath C-terminal domain-containing protein, whose protein sequence is MPTYLSPGIYTRETDFSFYVKQISTSSAAMVGVAEKGPINKPVLVTSWEQFINRFGSYINESYLAYAARAFFDNGGAVLYVTRIAHLTDSTDRDTLTALKSSIVLQNREATPADALRIEAVNEGVWGDRLSISIEDGSLDPANHFNLVVRHKGDVVEVFKDLSMDETLPNHVELAINDRSDFILVQDLATASGTPSDRPALGVFTLSGGDNGLTDLADADFIGDPSQHTGLYGFDEIDALNLLMVPGVTTVPVINAGIAYAEGRKDLLFIADTPMHLEPLEAVDFRKGQGMYSHAAFNSSYAALYYPWLEISDPVNSRKKLVPPCGAVAGCIARSDQKTNVWNAPAGIDRGRIFNTLSLAYKTSRGERDVLYPEGVNVIAVFPDTGINIWGQKTLQSQPSAVDRINVRRLMMFMEEAISESSRFVVFEPNHPQTWRALGRLINPFLQDIKDKGGLYDFAFQCDEETNTPAVIDRNEMVARVFVKPTKTAEFIELNFILTSTGADFKEII, encoded by the coding sequence ATGCCGACCTATCTATCGCCCGGGATTTACACCCGGGAAACGGACTTCAGTTTCTATGTGAAGCAGATCTCGACCTCGTCGGCTGCCATGGTCGGAGTGGCCGAGAAAGGCCCGATCAACAAGCCCGTGCTGGTGACGAGCTGGGAACAGTTTATCAACCGTTTCGGCTCCTATATCAACGAAAGCTATCTGGCCTACGCCGCACGGGCGTTTTTCGACAACGGCGGGGCGGTCCTCTACGTCACCCGCATCGCCCATCTCACCGACTCCACCGACCGGGACACCCTGACGGCGCTCAAATCTTCCATCGTGCTGCAGAACCGGGAGGCGACGCCCGCCGACGCCCTGCGGATCGAGGCCGTGAACGAAGGCGTCTGGGGCGACCGACTCTCCATCTCCATCGAGGACGGTTCTCTCGATCCGGCCAACCATTTCAATCTGGTGGTCCGGCACAAAGGCGATGTGGTCGAGGTGTTCAAGGATCTGAGCATGGACGAGACGCTGCCGAACCACGTGGAGCTGGCGATCAACGACCGCTCGGATTTCATCCTGGTCCAGGATCTGGCCACCGCGTCCGGGACGCCAAGTGACCGTCCGGCATTGGGCGTGTTCACGCTCAGCGGCGGTGACAATGGTCTGACCGATCTGGCCGATGCGGACTTCATCGGCGATCCCTCGCAGCATACCGGCCTCTATGGCTTTGACGAGATCGACGCCCTGAACCTGCTGATGGTCCCCGGCGTCACCACGGTGCCGGTGATCAACGCTGGAATCGCCTATGCCGAGGGGCGCAAGGATCTGCTGTTCATCGCCGACACGCCCATGCACCTGGAGCCGCTCGAAGCGGTCGACTTCCGCAAGGGACAAGGGATGTACAGCCACGCGGCATTCAACTCCTCCTACGCGGCGCTCTACTATCCCTGGCTGGAGATCAGCGATCCGGTCAACTCGCGCAAAAAGCTGGTGCCGCCCTGCGGCGCGGTGGCGGGCTGCATCGCCCGCAGCGACCAGAAGACCAACGTCTGGAACGCGCCCGCCGGTATTGACCGTGGCCGCATCTTCAACACGCTCTCCCTGGCCTACAAGACCAGCCGTGGCGAGCGCGATGTGCTCTATCCGGAAGGGGTCAACGTCATCGCCGTGTTCCCCGACACCGGCATCAACATCTGGGGCCAGAAGACGCTGCAAAGCCAGCCCTCGGCCGTGGACCGCATCAACGTCCGCCGTCTGATGATGTTTATGGAGGAAGCCATCTCGGAATCCTCCCGCTTCGTGGTGTTCGAGCCGAACCATCCCCAGACCTGGCGTGCCCTCGGCCGCCTGATCAACCCCTTCCTGCAGGACATCAAGGACAAGGGCGGCCTCTACGACTTTGCATTCCAGTGCGACGAGGAGACCAATACCCCGGCGGTCATCGACCGCAACGAAATGGTGGCCCGCGTGTTCGTCAAGCCGACCAAGACGGCGGAGTTCATCGAGCTGAACTTCATCCTGACCAGCACCGGCGCGGACTTCAAAGAAATCATCTAA
- a CDS encoding phage tail protein: MPKSLYQNWQFAIEVNGFDVALFHKGQEPKTEFEEVAFAPAGSMFDQKVAGRVKFEDITLEKGNLQDGSDEAAREWIKKQVDVNAVTGGLPADYMRDIDVVRYDRTGNETRRWTLHGAWVKALEYDELEGGNTENTIEKLTICFQYWT, encoded by the coding sequence ATGCCCAAAAGCCTTTACCAGAACTGGCAGTTTGCCATCGAGGTAAACGGCTTCGACGTGGCCCTGTTCCACAAGGGACAGGAGCCCAAAACCGAATTCGAGGAAGTGGCCTTCGCCCCGGCCGGGTCCATGTTCGACCAAAAGGTGGCGGGCCGGGTCAAGTTCGAGGACATCACCCTCGAGAAAGGCAACCTGCAGGACGGCTCCGACGAGGCGGCCCGCGAATGGATCAAGAAACAGGTGGACGTGAACGCCGTCACCGGTGGTCTTCCGGCTGACTACATGCGCGACATCGATGTTGTCCGCTACGACCGCACCGGCAACGAGACCCGCCGCTGGACACTGCACGGGGCCTGGGTGAAGGCGCTTGAATATGACGAGCTCGAGGGCGGCAACACCGAGAACACCATCGAGAAGCTCACCATCTGCTTCCAATACTGGACCTAA